The Clostridia bacterium nucleotide sequence CTTGCGTTCATTAGTATGCAGCTCCATATAGCCTGCCGTGGCCTGACTGGTTGCCAGAACAGTAGATGTGCGTGGTTGTGTCGAAGGTGATCGCATCCGTCGCCTCCGGGAACCAACCTCCCGACTCCTTGTTGAGCCTCAGCACATCTCCACCCACCACACGATCCACTGCAGGCAGTGATGTTGTCTTCTCAATGCTCCCGCCGCTCACGATGGCGATGGCCTCAGGCACACTGTCTACAAGAAGGTCGCCTTCAGTGCCATCTTTGCCCCCGAATTCGAACGTGATGGCGGAGGCAGCGATGCCTGATGTTTCAGCATACTGAATGGTGAGCATTGCGTCTACCGCAGCGTTGCCTCCGCCTTCCCACGCCATCACCAGGCCATCAGCGCCGAGCATGTGGGCCAGCTTCACGCAGAAACTGGCTGAGCGTTCCTTGTGCCAGTGGGTTGGGTTATGGCTGCGGCTGAACACCACGCCCCTGAAATTCAGGTCTACGCCGTGGCGCCTGTAGAGGTCGAGCAGTATCGGGTGGTTCGCATGAAGATAGGTGGGAACCTTGAAGGCTGGCCAAACGTAGTTGCCGCTCACCACGGCTCCGTCTAGCATTTCGTTGGGATGCAGCCATGTGGGCGTCAGATTATCAATGGGGTGCGCATAGAGCAGCGTGTTTGCGTACACGCCCTGGTTTTGGCACTGCCATACGAGTACCACTTTGGGAAGGTCGTCGGCTGCACCGTCGATTGAGAAGTGCTCAACCTGATCCGGCTGGGCCCCTTCGGCAACCCTCGCCAGGTAGTCGGCTACTCGCATTGCCGACTGCCTTATGGCTGCGTCGTACTCAGCTGATGATTTGCCTTCGACCAAGCTGTAGCAGATCACCAGGTTGCTGGTGTGGGAGAAGGGGCTGTACTCGGATATTGGGCCAGTCATGTCCACTATCGCGTCTCTAGGATATAGCAATCCGCTGCTTGTGCTGGCCGATTCCCATGGCAGCGGCGCACTCTCCATCACTGCGAATCCTCTGAGCAGATTGGTGGCGCCTGAGCCGGTGGTAGTGGGTGGGCCGATGATTCCCGGATATGCATTGCCCTCTGGCTTGTGCATTGGCTGTATCGTATCGAGCACATGGATTATCCGAGTGTTCTCTCCGGGGGCGACTAGGTCGAAACTGGCCTGAGCAACCCCGTCCAGAATGGGTTTTACCAGTTTCTCAATTTCGGCTCGGTTGATCCGCAGAAGGCCGTCGCGTAGGTCGGTCCTGTCGGCCCATACTGCGTGCTTCACATCGTAATTGTTTCTCGTGAGGTTCATTGTCGTGGCCATGCTCAAGCCTCCCTCCCTTCGTCCACCGTGAACACCGTTGGCACCGGCACATCCGTAGCCAACGCCTTGAGCGCGGTTTCCACAACACGTTTTCTGTAGGCCAGTTCACGCTGGGCTGGAAGATCTGGGTTGCCTGCAGGACTGGTGAAGTGCCCCCCGAACACGATCCTGTTTGCTTTGACGTTCTCGGCGATGGACGTGAATGCGGTGATCTGGGCAGTGGGGATTCCGGCCTTGTCGAGTTCTTTGGCTATCGTTGCACCGCAACGTGTACAGGTGCCTCAGGTGGACGTGAGTATGGCTGCGCGAACCCCTGCCTGCTTGATCTGTGCCGCCATACGCTCTCCAATAGACACAGAGCTGCTAACGTTGGTGCCTATGCCGCAGGTTGTGAGGAACATGTTCCACACGCCGCCGACGGCGCCGTCGGCCTCAAGCTGCCTGAGGGCGTCCAGAGGAACCAGTCGGTTGGGATCGGCATTTACCATGGTGGTGTCATAACCGCCGTGAATAGACTCGTAGTCGCCGGCTGTCATTGCGGATAGGTGCGCCAACGAGTACGAGCCGTAAGTGGTGGAGAACGCCTGCCTGAGCTTGTCGGGGTTGCCCTGGGGAACGAGCCCGCCTGTGGTGATGAGGGCTATAACTGAGTTCCCGAGGTCGGTCACTCGAGGAGCGGCGGGTACGGTTTCGAACGTGCGTATGGGTATCTCGGTGACGAACGGTGCGTTCGCGAGCCTGGCCATGAGCGTGTTCACAACACGCGTGGCCCCGATGAGCTGGTGCAACTCGTTTCTGCGATGCCCGGTAGGGATGTAGCCTTCGTCCAGGGCGGCGCCTATGGGCCTGCCCTGTGCAAGTTTGAGCGCTAGCGCTGCAAGGGGTGGGAGAGCTTTTGCCATTCCGGCTGCGGTTTCAGGCGTTGCGACAATGTAGTTGTGCTTCACGAACATTGGAACCGCCGGATTCTCAGGATGCATGGCGGTAACGCTGGGAATTCCAAGTTTCGAGCTTGCATACTCGGCGGTTCGTGCACACGCGACTCCATAGCGTCCGGCGTTGAAGGCTGGCCCCGAGATGAACACATGGGGCTTGAACCTAACAACCGCTTCAGTTAGGGCGGCAGCGAGTTGAGGAAAACTGGTTTCGGTGTTGGCGAAGTTGTCGCCGCACGCGATGGTGGCGACTACCTCCATCTCTTGACGCCACATGGCTTGCATGCCTATGGATGGGCCCTTGGCGCCCTCAAACAAGTTTACGCCAATGCCAGCCTTGTCCTCACCGCCAATACCGGCATAGAACTGGTTGATGTAACACAAAGCTCTTAGTTTGTCTGCCAATGATATCAGCTCCGTTCTAGGCTCTTGCTGAACCTGCACGGCCCACTGCGAAGATCACCAGGCCAATGAGGTGCCACCAACCCCCAAGCATGTAGGAGGCGGCCGGTAGCTTAACTAGGTTCACAACGACTACTACTATGGTAAGCAACGGCAGCGCGATTCCGCCAGGAACCTGATATGCGCCTTTAGCTCCCAGATTGCGTATTCTGGCGGCAATCAGCGACACGGCCATGAGTACCACCAATATGGCTGAGCACAGCGAGCCCGTGCCGATGATCTCCATGGTGAACTGTGGGAAACAGGCGACAATTGCGGCGGCGAGCGCGGAAACGGTAAGCGAGAAGCCGGGCGCCTGATTCTTGTTGACTGACCTGAACGCTGCGGGAAGCAGGCCGCCTTCGCTGACTCCCATCAGAGTGCGACTGCAGCTCATCACGAGCACCAGCATTGTGGTGACTATTGCGAACAGTGCTGAGATGGATATTGCAAGGCTTACCCACTTTGCTTCCGGTGCGAATACGGTGGCAGCAAATTGCATCGGTGCGTAGTAGGCGAAGGAATCAGGCGTGAACTGCTTCCACGACACCACTCCAAACGTGGCGATTAGCATGATCAGGTAGAGCACGGTGGTCATTCCCAGGGAGATCATGATGGCCTTGGGAATGGTCTTGCGCGGTTCCTTGGCCTCTTCGGCCAGGCTGGCAATGGCTATCACAGAGCCGTAGGCCAGCATAGCCATGGGAATCGAAGTCATGATGCCGCTCTTTCCCATGGCTCCCGAAGTCCAGAAGTTCGAGAAGCTCGCGGGATCGACGTGGGGGAAGGCCGCGAAGCTGTACGCCAGGCAACCTACCATGAGCAGGGCGGTGAGCACCAGGTTGGTCTTTCCCATCAGGCTTATGCCCAGGTAGTTCACGGCCCAGCAGAACACTATCGCGATCACGCCTACGAGGATAACGGCATCCTTGGCGCCGGGGATTATGGAATCGAGATAGCCTGCAACGAAAATGGCGCCGAACGATGTGCCGAGAACTGTCACGTTAACCCATGACCACGATGCGAGCCAGCCTAGTAGCTGTTGAATGAGGGGGTTGTTGCTCAAGGTAGCAGCAGGATATGCGTACAAACCGCCGGCTTTAGGGAACCTGCTTGATAGCTCGGCTACGTTTAGCGCATATAGCATGATGATGGCCGCTGCGATGACCCATGCCACGAGCGCCGCGGGGCCTGCAAGACCGTAGGTCACGCCAGAGAGAGTGAATATGCAACTTCCAACCATGCCGCCGACGCCGATCATCACGCATTCCCATAGGCCCAGAACTCCAGTGCGCAGTTGCGACTCTTCAGATCCGCTCATGTTCGTTCCTCCACTTCAAATGCGGTGTGAATAGGTTCGCTGCAGTATGCCGGGTTACATGGGCGGAACAGTGCCGTCTTCGAGCTCAACGAATACCGTTTTCGGGTGCATGTACTTTGTGATTCCCGCACCTCCAACGCCGCTGGCTTTCCAGCCCACTCCGGGCGACTCCATGATGCCCTTGCTGTAATAGGTGTTCACATACACCTGACCAGCTTTGATCTTCTCAGCCACGCGCTGCGCGCGCCTTGCGTCGCCGGTGAACACTCCGCCAGCCAGGCCGTAGTCGACGGCGTTGGCCAGCTCGACCGCGTCCTGCTCGGTGCTGAACTTGCTCACGCATAGCACGGGCCCGAAGATCTCTTGCCGGAATATGCTCATCTGGGGCGTTACATCGGCGAATATGGTGGGAGGTATGAAGTTGCCTGCGGCCAGTGTTGGGTCGGTGTAGCGGAATCCTCCAGTAACTAGACTGGCGCCTTCGGCGATTCCCTGCTCAATGTGACGCCATACGCTCTCGCAATGCTCGCGAGAGATCATGGGGCCGAAGTTCACGCCGGGGGTGAAGCCGTCGCCCGGCACGACTTGCTTGCACAGGTTGACGAGCTCGTCGATGAATCTGTCGTATATGGCCTCATGCAGTATCAGCCTTGTGCCAGCCACGCACACCTGGCCGGAGTTGAGAGTGAACCCGAAGAATGCCCATTTGGCGGCTTTACTGATGTCCACATCGTCGAATATGATGTTCGGGCTCTTTCCACCGAGCTCCAGCGCTACGTTTTTTACGGTGTCGGCGGCAGATGCAAATATCTGTTTGCCTGTTTCGGTGCCTCCAGTGAGCGACACCATGTCCACCTGTGGGTTTCTCACGAGGGCGTCTCCAACGCTTGAGCCAGGGCCCGGAACCACGTTCACGACACCTTCAGGGAACCCTGCTTCGTGGAATACCGAAGCCAGTTCCAGCATGGATAGGGGCGCCCAGGTGGGCGGCTTGATCACTACCGTATTTCCGGCAGCCAGAATCATGCTGACTTTCTGGCAGCCCATCATGAGCGGGCCGTTCCAGGGCAGGATCTCGGCTACCACGCCACACGGCTGCCACATCACGTAGTTCAGATAGTGCCCACCGCCGTCTACTGGCACTACCTTGCCCTCAAGGCAGCGCGCCTTGCCTGCGGCGAATTGAAAAGCGTCAACGGCGGAGGGCAGTTCATAGAACTTCAGGCTTGGCCAGAGCTTTCCGCAGTTTAGACCCTCTATGGCTATGAACTCGTCTTCACGCTTCTTAAGGATCTCCCCTGCACGCAGCAAGAGGTGACTTCGTTCCGCCTGGGTCATGCGGCCCCACGGGCCATCATCGAATGCGCGCCGGGCTGCAGATATTGCGCGTTCCACGTCTGATTGGCTGCCCTGGTAGGCCGTGGCGATCACCTTGTTGGTTACCGGGCTGACCACGTCGAAGGTTTTGCCGGAATCTGAGGCTTCGAACTCACCGTCAACATACATCTTGTAGGGTTCGCGCTTGAGTACGCTTTGCGGATCAAGCATGCTCGAACCTCCCTTTCAGCCACAACTGAGGCTGATGGATTACCATTGCAACATGCGTGCCAGCTATCGCAGAGCGTAGAAGTGAGCTGATGGCGGGCGAGA carries:
- a CDS encoding glycine/sarcosine/betaine reductase component B subunit is translated as MATTMNLTRNNYDVKHAVWADRTDLRDGLLRINRAEIEKLVKPILDGVAQASFDLVAPGENTRIIHVLDTIQPMHKPEGNAYPGIIGPPTTTGSGATNLLRGFAVMESAPLPWESASTSSGLLYPRDAIVDMTGPISEYSPFSHTSNLVICYSLVEGKSSAEYDAAIRQSAMRVADYLARVAEGAQPDQVEHFSIDGAADDLPKVVLVWQCQNQGVYANTLLYAHPIDNLTPTWLHPNEMLDGAVVSGNYVWPAFKVPTYLHANHPILLDLYRRHGVDLNFRGVVFSRSHNPTHWHKERSASFCVKLAHMLGADGLVMAWEGGGNAAVDAMLTIQYAETSGIAASAITFEFGGKDGTEGDLLVDSVPEAIAIVSGGSIEKTTSLPAVDRVVGGDVLRLNKESGGWFPEATDAITFDTTTHIYCSGNQSGHGRLYGAAY
- a CDS encoding glycine/betaine/sarcosine/D-proline family reductase selenoprotein B, which encodes MQVQQEPRTELISLADKLRALCYINQFYAGIGGEDKAGIGVNLFEGAKGPSIGMQAMWRQEMEVVATIACGDNFANTETSFPQLAAALTEAVVRFKPHVFISGPAFNAGRYGVACARTAEYASSKLGIPSVTAMHPENPAVPMFVKHNYIVATPETAAGMAKALPPLAALALKLAQGRPIGAALDEGYIPTGHRRNELHQLIGATRVVNTLMARLANAPFVTEIPIRTFETVPAAPRVTDLGNSVIALITTGGLVPQGNPDKLRQAFSTTYGSYSLAHLSAMTAGDYESIHGGYDTTMVNADPNRLVPLDALRQLEADGAVGGVWNMFLTTCGIGTNVSSSVSIGERMAAQIKQAGVRAAILTSTUGTCTRCGATIAKELDKAGIPTAQITAFTSIAENVKANRIVFGGHFTSPAGNPDLPAQRELAYRKRVVETALKALATDVPVPTVFTVDEGREA
- a CDS encoding APC family permease, with translation MSGSEESQLRTGVLGLWECVMIGVGGMVGSCIFTLSGVTYGLAGPAALVAWVIAAAIIMLYALNVAELSSRFPKAGGLYAYPAATLSNNPLIQQLLGWLASWSWVNVTVLGTSFGAIFVAGYLDSIIPGAKDAVILVGVIAIVFCWAVNYLGISLMGKTNLVLTALLMVGCLAYSFAAFPHVDPASFSNFWTSGAMGKSGIMTSIPMAMLAYGSVIAIASLAEEAKEPRKTIPKAIMISLGMTTVLYLIMLIATFGVVSWKQFTPDSFAYYAPMQFAATVFAPEAKWVSLAISISALFAIVTTMLVLVMSCSRTLMGVSEGGLLPAAFRSVNKNQAPGFSLTVSALAAAIVACFPQFTMEIIGTGSLCSAILVVLMAVSLIAARIRNLGAKGAYQVPGGIALPLLTIVVVVVNLVKLPAASYMLGGWWHLIGLVIFAVGRAGSARA
- a CDS encoding aldehyde dehydrogenase family protein, translated to MLDPQSVLKREPYKMYVDGEFEASDSGKTFDVVSPVTNKVIATAYQGSQSDVERAISAARRAFDDGPWGRMTQAERSHLLLRAGEILKKREDEFIAIEGLNCGKLWPSLKFYELPSAVDAFQFAAGKARCLEGKVVPVDGGGHYLNYVMWQPCGVVAEILPWNGPLMMGCQKVSMILAAGNTVVIKPPTWAPLSMLELASVFHEAGFPEGVVNVVPGPGSSVGDALVRNPQVDMVSLTGGTETGKQIFASAADTVKNVALELGGKSPNIIFDDVDISKAAKWAFFGFTLNSGQVCVAGTRLILHEAIYDRFIDELVNLCKQVVPGDGFTPGVNFGPMISREHCESVWRHIEQGIAEGASLVTGGFRYTDPTLAAGNFIPPTIFADVTPQMSIFRQEIFGPVLCVSKFSTEQDAVELANAVDYGLAGGVFTGDARRAQRVAEKIKAGQVYVNTYYSKGIMESPGVGWKASGVGGAGITKYMHPKTVFVELEDGTVPPM